In the genome of Dioscorea cayenensis subsp. rotundata cultivar TDr96_F1 chromosome 1, TDr96_F1_v2_PseudoChromosome.rev07_lg8_w22 25.fasta, whole genome shotgun sequence, one region contains:
- the LOC120262766 gene encoding uncharacterized protein LOC120262766: protein MKLEDISLSIWRDIGGPRLDQFAFVVAKGSAGGIAIGWNSYLFTGTTAFVGLFCLSVDFISKRDNFSWRCTVVYEPNDRGHKHAFWAELISNKGVKLDHFLVNKGWLDRFPSVVQVSLPRLGSDHVPIRLEVGSHFSKPRPFRYELVWSTGEGFHKLVQHWWTAISPIGCGAFIFSKKLARVRAHLRHWAKFRFGSIKLKKLALLHEIEVLDIAKDSRMLTDIETREEEVLIGKLLDVQKQEEIYWKQRSRLQWLKEEDENMKFFHAVANGRKNRNFIPCVIHGGSTLVDEHDIGRLFTNHFTQQFGFRRPSKFKINFQKLFHLKTPVDLSTLDRPFTLEEVRKAVFELGRDKAPGPDGFPLIFFRQF from the exons ATGAAACTCGAAGATATTTCTCTATCAATCTGGCGGGACATTGGGGGACCGCGTTTGGATCAGTTTGCATTTGTAGTGGCGAAGGGTTCAGCTGGTGGAATAGCGATTGGATGGAATAGCTATTTGTTTACAGGAACGACTGCTTTTGTAGGCCTATTCTGTCTTTCGGTAGACTTTATTTCTAAGCGTGATAACTTTAGTTGGCGTTGCACGGTGGTGTACGAACCCAATGATAGGGGTCACAAGCATGCTTTCTGGGCGGAGCTGATCAGTAACAAGGGG GTTAAGCTTGATCATTTTCTGGTTAACAAGGGGTGGTTAGATCGTTTTCCTAGCGTGGTTCAGGTTAGCCTGCCTAGACTCGGATCAGATCATGTTCCAATTCGGCTCGAAGTCGGTAGTCATTTTTCCAAGCCTAGACCGTTTCGTTATGAGTTGGTCTGGTCCACAGGTGAGGGGTTCCATAAGTTAGTGCAACACTGGTGGACGGCGATTTCACCCATTGGATGTGGGgcttttatcttttcaaaaaaattggcAAGGGTTAGGGCTCACCTGCGGCATTGGGCTAAGTTTAGATTTGGGTCGATCAAGCTTAAAAAGCTAGCCTTACTACATGAGATTGAAGTGTTGGATATTGCCAAGGATTCGAGGATGCTCACTGACATTGAAACCAGGGAGGAGGAGGTGCTTATTGGCAAACTGCTAGATGttcagaaacaagaagaaatctATTGGAAACAGAGATCAAGATTGCAATGGTTGAAGGAGGAggatgaaaatatgaaatttttccATGCGGTGGCCAATGGTCGCAAGAATCGCAATTTCATCCCCTGTGTTATTCATGGAGGATCCACGCTTGTGGATGAGCATGATATTGGAAGGTTGTTCACCAATCACTTTACGCAACAGTTCGGATTTCGGCGGCCCAGCAAATTCAAGATCAATTTTCAGAAGCTCTTTCACCTCAAGACCCCTGTTGATTTGTCAACTCTGGATAGGCCTTTTACTTTGGAGGAAGTCCGCAAGGCTGTTTTTGAACTGGGGAGAGATAAAGCGCCGGGTCCTGATGGTTTCCCCTTGATTTTCTTTAGACAATTCTGA